From a single Shewanella donghaensis genomic region:
- the dprA gene encoding DNA-processing protein DprA, giving the protein MDVEELRQRLEFEKQSLPLSAKLLSQCQIDFDKVDLAIEWLNQSPQHHIVTLSDPEYPTLLKQISDPPPVLFIKGQLETLLLPSIGMVGSRNASMGGLNMANLLAAELVELGFSITSGMAAGIDGAAHKAALGNNGVTIAVLGTGVDCIYPKRHSNLYHQIQQQGCVISEFWPQIGPYSGNFPKRNRIISGLSLGTIVVEATRKSGSLISARLAMEQNREVFAVPGSVIGGYNQGCHDLLKNGAKLVECATDVVEELSTMTSYHLEDVANRHHIEDNTTSLPFSALLASVGYETTSVDSVVEHSGKSIDLVLVEMLELELQGQVAQVPGGYVRLERR; this is encoded by the coding sequence ATGGATGTTGAGGAGTTACGACAACGTCTAGAGTTTGAAAAGCAGTCTTTGCCCTTGTCGGCAAAGCTGCTGTCTCAATGCCAAATTGATTTTGATAAAGTTGATTTGGCCATTGAGTGGCTCAACCAATCCCCGCAACATCATATTGTGACTTTGTCAGACCCTGAATATCCTACCTTATTGAAACAAATATCCGATCCTCCGCCAGTATTATTTATCAAAGGGCAACTTGAAACCTTATTGCTCCCTTCCATTGGCATGGTCGGTAGCCGCAATGCTTCTATGGGCGGCTTAAATATGGCGAATCTTTTAGCCGCTGAGTTAGTTGAACTTGGATTTTCTATTACTAGTGGAATGGCTGCAGGTATTGATGGTGCAGCACATAAGGCTGCCTTGGGGAATAACGGTGTCACAATCGCGGTATTAGGCACAGGTGTTGATTGTATTTACCCTAAACGACATAGCAATTTGTATCATCAAATTCAGCAACAAGGTTGTGTTATTAGCGAGTTTTGGCCCCAGATTGGCCCATATTCTGGCAACTTCCCCAAGCGTAATCGTATAATAAGTGGCTTGTCTCTTGGCACTATCGTTGTAGAAGCAACACGCAAAAGCGGTTCGCTCATTAGTGCACGATTAGCTATGGAGCAAAACCGAGAGGTGTTTGCTGTACCAGGTTCTGTTATTGGTGGTTATAACCAAGGTTGTCATGATTTGTTAAAAAATGGCGCTAAATTGGTGGAATGTGCTACTGATGTTGTTGAAGAATTGTCCACAATGACAAGCTATCACCTTGAAGATGTCGCTAATCGTCACCATATAGAAGATAATACAACAAGTTTGCCATTTTCTGCGCTGTTAGCTAGTGTAGGTTATGAGACTACGAGTGTAGATTCCGTAGTCGAGCATAGTGGAAAATCGATAGATCTGGTGTTAGTTGAAATGCTTGAACTTGAATTACAGGGCCAGGTGGCACAAGTGCCTGGTGGTTACGTCAGACTAGAGAGGAGATAA
- a CDS encoding DUF494 family protein: protein MFDILMYLFENYVHSEVELLVDEDELTKELTRAGFHQADILKALSWLERLADLQEGDKPYLCNHAQHSFRIYTKDEMDKLDVECRGFILFLEQIQVLSVETREMVIERVMALDETSLILEDLKWVVLMVLFNVPGNESAYEQMEDLIFEQPDGHLHS, encoded by the coding sequence ATGTTTGATATCCTCATGTACCTTTTTGAGAACTATGTTCACAGTGAAGTTGAGCTATTAGTTGACGAAGATGAGCTTACAAAAGAATTAACCCGTGCTGGCTTTCATCAAGCTGACATTTTAAAAGCCTTATCATGGCTAGAACGATTAGCGGATTTACAAGAAGGCGATAAGCCATACTTGTGTAATCATGCTCAACACTCATTTCGGATTTATACTAAAGATGAAATGGATAAATTGGATGTTGAGTGTCGTGGCTTCATATTGTTCCTTGAACAAATTCAAGTGCTCAGTGTGGAGACCCGTGAAATGGTCATCGAACGGGTGATGGCCTTAGATGAAACCAGTTTGATTCTAGAAGATCTGAAGTGGGTTGTATTGATGGTGTTATTTAATGTACCAGGCAATGAATCTGCTTATGAACAAATGGAAGATCTTATTTTTGAGCAGCCTGATGGCCATTTGCATTCATAA
- a CDS encoding DNA topoisomerase family protein gives MSKIDSQLFTVHEHALEKEFELCPKCGCELSVKNSKHGGFVGCNNYPKCDFTRPLVQHESIETQVIEGSECPECGNELAVKSGRFGIFIGCTHYPECTHIEKHDHDDNAEIINCPHCKKGHLESRTSRFGKTFFACNSYPKCKYLVNFPPHNESCPECDFGILVERKGAAGSRLECPQKSCKYKRPI, from the coding sequence ATGTCTAAAATCGATTCGCAATTGTTTACTGTGCATGAACATGCTTTAGAAAAAGAGTTCGAACTCTGTCCTAAGTGTGGCTGTGAGCTATCAGTTAAAAATAGTAAACATGGTGGATTTGTGGGATGTAATAACTACCCAAAATGTGATTTTACTCGCCCTTTGGTTCAACATGAATCAATTGAAACTCAAGTTATTGAAGGCTCAGAGTGCCCTGAATGCGGTAACGAGCTGGCTGTTAAGTCAGGTCGCTTTGGCATTTTTATCGGTTGTACTCACTATCCTGAGTGTACGCATATAGAAAAACATGACCATGATGATAATGCCGAAATTATTAACTGTCCTCATTGCAAAAAGGGTCACTTAGAGTCACGTACCAGTCGTTTCGGTAAAACGTTTTTCGCTTGTAATAGTTATCCTAAGTGTAAGTACTTGGTTAACTTCCCACCGCATAATGAATCTTGTCCCGAGTGTGATTTTGGTATTTTAGTTGAACGTAAAGGTGCTGCTGGAAGTCGTTTAGAATGTCCGCAAAAATCATGTAAATATAAGCGTCCAATTTAA
- a CDS encoding L-threonylcarbamoyladenylate synthase, translated as MQLLHPKDVTEMFKQGEVIAYPTEAVYGLGCDPDNLSAIQKLLEIKQRPWQKGVILVASDYKQLRPYIDETKLTKEQLDFAFSKWPGPFTFVMPIKPGVSQLLCGEFDSIAVRVSAHPVVRTLCETTNKAIVSSSANLAGHEPAMTIEQIQQVFSTTVAAVISGELGSQRQPSTIIDARSGKILRKGL; from the coding sequence ATGCAGTTGTTACATCCTAAAGATGTCACTGAGATGTTTAAACAAGGCGAAGTCATTGCCTATCCGACAGAAGCCGTTTACGGCCTCGGCTGTGATCCTGATAACCTTTCTGCTATTCAAAAACTCCTTGAAATAAAACAACGTCCTTGGCAGAAGGGCGTGATCCTCGTTGCCAGTGATTATAAGCAGTTACGGCCTTATATTGATGAAACCAAGCTAACAAAAGAACAACTCGACTTTGCCTTTAGTAAGTGGCCTGGGCCATTTACTTTTGTTATGCCAATTAAGCCTGGTGTTAGCCAATTACTATGTGGTGAGTTTGATTCCATAGCCGTCCGTGTTTCAGCACACCCAGTGGTAAGAACACTGTGCGAAACGACCAATAAAGCGATTGTTTCAAGTAGTGCTAATCTTGCAGGGCACGAACCTGCAATGACCATCGAACAAATTCAACAAGTATTTTCCACAACGGTTGCAGCTGTTATTTCAGGTGAGCTTGGCTCTCAACGTCAGCCTTCAACAATCATTGATGCCCGTAGTGGAAAAATATTACGCAAGGGACTCTAG
- the hemF gene encoding oxygen-dependent coproporphyrinogen oxidase has protein sequence MAMPDAAVVKQYLLSLQANICAGLEALDGKAEFQAESWERAEGGGGTSKVMTAGHVFEQAGVNFSHVMGAAMPASATAHRPELAGRSFEAMGVSLVIHPKNPFIPTTHANVRFFIAHKDGADPVWWFGGGFDLTPYYPFEEDVVSWHQTSADICAPFGDDVYPKYKKWCDDYFFLPHRNETRGVGGLFFDDLNEPGFEKSFEFMQAVGNGFLSAYSPIVERNKDLEYNDDERQFQLYRRGRYVEFNLVYDRGTLFGLQTGGRTESILMSMPPLVRWEYGFTPEEGSQEAELYERYLKPQDWLKLES, from the coding sequence ATGGCAATGCCTGATGCCGCAGTGGTAAAGCAGTACCTGTTATCTCTTCAAGCGAATATTTGTGCTGGTTTAGAAGCATTAGATGGAAAAGCCGAATTTCAAGCTGAATCATGGGAACGAGCAGAAGGTGGTGGCGGTACCAGTAAAGTCATGACTGCTGGTCATGTTTTTGAACAAGCAGGGGTTAACTTTTCCCATGTTATGGGCGCTGCAATGCCAGCATCTGCGACAGCGCATCGACCAGAATTAGCCGGACGCAGTTTTGAAGCAATGGGCGTATCATTGGTCATCCATCCTAAAAATCCTTTTATCCCTACTACTCACGCCAATGTGCGCTTTTTTATCGCCCATAAAGATGGCGCTGATCCCGTATGGTGGTTTGGTGGCGGCTTTGATTTAACCCCTTACTATCCGTTTGAAGAGGATGTTGTCTCTTGGCATCAAACTTCAGCCGATATTTGCGCCCCATTTGGTGATGATGTATACCCAAAATATAAAAAGTGGTGTGATGATTACTTCTTCTTACCACATCGAAATGAAACTCGTGGTGTTGGCGGCTTATTCTTTGATGATCTGAATGAACCAGGTTTTGAAAAGAGCTTTGAATTTATGCAAGCTGTCGGTAACGGTTTCTTAAGTGCTTACTCGCCAATTGTTGAACGTAACAAAGATCTTGAATATAACGATGACGAACGTCAGTTCCAATTATATCGTCGTGGCCGATATGTCGAGTTTAATCTTGTTTATGACCGTGGCACTTTATTTGGCTTACAAACAGGTGGACGTACCGAGTCTATTTTGATGTCTATGCCGCCTTTAGTACGTTGGGAGTATGGTTTTACACCTGAAGAAGGCTCGCAAGAGGCAGAGTTATATGAGCGTTATCTGAAACCACAAGATTGGTTAAAGTTAGAAAGTTAG
- a CDS encoding group II truncated hemoglobin, with amino-acid sequence MNWLKKLFNKSPQQDDRDTAQSNAYDLIGGERTIRLIAQYFYQQMRNREDTQELLAIHRAPLADSEQKLFEFLSGWLGGPQLYQQKHGHPALRARHMPFDIDQTMVDQWLTCMEQAIAKAIKKPEHQQVIFQAVSQLANNMRNKD; translated from the coding sequence ATGAATTGGCTAAAGAAACTGTTTAATAAAAGCCCTCAACAAGATGATCGTGATACAGCTCAATCGAATGCCTATGACTTGATTGGGGGAGAGAGAACAATTCGTTTAATCGCTCAGTATTTTTACCAACAAATGCGTAATCGCGAAGATACCCAAGAATTACTCGCCATTCATCGAGCACCACTGGCCGATTCAGAACAAAAACTATTCGAGTTTTTAAGTGGTTGGTTAGGCGGGCCGCAACTGTATCAGCAGAAACATGGCCACCCAGCATTGCGCGCAAGACATATGCCGTTTGATATAGACCAAACCATGGTTGATCAATGGCTAACTTGCATGGAACAAGCCATTGCTAAGGCAATAAAAAAGCCTGAACATCAACAAGTGATATTTCAGGCTGTTTCGCAACTGGCTAATAATATGCGTAATAAAGATTAG
- a CDS encoding amidohydrolase: MTKLAPTLVVVAISTALFGCNQSEQQDPKVSINKNPYPSTYQTLPRTSTLLTNATVLTGTGKRIDNADVLMVDGKIKAVGTQLSQDNVTVIDAKGKWITPGIVDVHSHLGVYPSPSADAHGDGNEVTSPNTAEVWAEHSVWPQDPGFNRAREGGITTLQILPGSANLIGGRGVTLKNTPATTMQAMKFPQAPYGLKMACGENPKGAYGRKRKEAPMTRMGNMAGYRQAFIEATEYKRAWDKYDADYAAGLNPTAPERDLTKDTLRGVIEGDILIHNHCYKAEEMAMMVDLGKEFNYHSGTFHHAIEGYKIADLLAENGNCAAMWPDWWGFKMEAYDMVVENVAMVDAVKKSCAIVHSDSSVTIQRLNQETAKIMHSANQNGFDLKEEHVIGWITSNAAKSLGIEDKTGSLEVGKNADVVVWNSNPFSVYAQAEQVFIDGAKVFDRQDDAYRAKSDFMLGQQ; the protein is encoded by the coding sequence ATGACCAAGTTGGCACCGACACTTGTGGTAGTGGCAATATCTACTGCATTGTTTGGATGTAATCAATCCGAGCAACAAGATCCCAAAGTAAGTATTAATAAAAACCCCTACCCAAGTACTTATCAAACATTACCAAGAACATCGACCCTACTGACTAATGCAACGGTGTTAACAGGTACAGGCAAAAGAATCGATAATGCCGATGTATTGATGGTTGATGGAAAAATTAAAGCGGTTGGTACGCAATTAAGCCAAGACAATGTGACCGTCATTGATGCCAAAGGCAAATGGATTACCCCTGGTATTGTTGATGTTCACTCTCATTTAGGTGTATATCCAAGTCCCAGTGCCGATGCTCATGGTGACGGCAATGAAGTCACGTCACCTAACACCGCAGAAGTTTGGGCTGAACATAGTGTTTGGCCGCAAGATCCCGGCTTTAATCGCGCTCGAGAAGGCGGGATTACCACCTTACAAATCTTACCTGGCTCTGCCAATTTAATTGGTGGGCGCGGGGTTACCTTAAAAAATACTCCAGCAACGACCATGCAAGCGATGAAGTTCCCACAAGCGCCGTATGGGTTGAAAATGGCCTGTGGTGAAAACCCGAAAGGAGCTTATGGTAGAAAGCGTAAAGAAGCACCAATGACCCGTATGGGCAATATGGCTGGTTATCGACAAGCCTTTATTGAAGCTACTGAATATAAACGAGCTTGGGATAAATACGATGCAGATTATGCTGCAGGCTTAAACCCGACCGCACCAGAGCGCGATCTCACTAAAGACACGCTTCGTGGTGTGATAGAGGGTGATATTTTAATTCATAATCATTGTTATAAAGCGGAAGAAATGGCGATGATGGTGGATTTAGGCAAAGAGTTTAATTACCACTCTGGCACATTCCATCATGCAATTGAAGGCTATAAGATTGCTGATCTGTTAGCTGAAAATGGCAACTGCGCAGCAATGTGGCCAGATTGGTGGGGCTTTAAAATGGAAGCCTACGACATGGTAGTAGAGAACGTGGCTATGGTCGATGCCGTGAAGAAGTCATGTGCGATTGTGCATTCTGATTCAAGCGTCACCATTCAACGTCTTAACCAAGAAACTGCAAAAATCATGCACAGTGCTAATCAAAATGGCTTTGATTTAAAAGAAGAGCATGTGATTGGTTGGATTACCTCAAACGCCGCTAAATCATTAGGTATTGAAGATAAAACCGGTTCTCTTGAAGTGGGTAAAAACGCCGATGTTGTCGTTTGGAACAGCAATCCGTTTAGTGTTTATGCCCAAGCGGAACAAGTCTTTATCGATGGTGCAAAAGTGTTTGATCGTCAAGATGATGCTTACCGCGCTAAAAGTGATTTCATGCTAGGTCAACAATAA
- a CDS encoding amidohydrolase family protein, with protein MEKFKKSLVVVSMLASLTPAFSFAATTAITNVKVYTSTEQGVLDGATVIIEDGKIISVNPDTVTADNTIDAQGSVLTPGFIGSMNYLGLVEVGQEKITRDTNAKEADVTFDPSLAFNPKSTAIAFARKGGITRNIVVPGGGESIFSGQAIEVELTGDWDSIVATQKAVLVELGAVHEGSRIIGMQQLINKLEETQTALDSTQTSDTAKKEEEAKPPTKEQKIFNAVVSGDMTMVVYAERASDILQLIKLKSRFNLDLVLLGAADAVVVAKQLAGANIPVVMNAMRNLPESFDSLHNSLDNAGKLAKAGVKVVLATPGDAHAIYGLRYTAGNAVANGMEYTEAMAAITSNVADTFNLDAGRIAVGKPADMVLWSGDPFEYSSTIQRMWINGEEQNMESRQDKLRDRYMQKSSMPQAYTK; from the coding sequence ATGGAAAAGTTTAAAAAATCACTGGTCGTTGTATCTATGCTTGCGAGTTTGACGCCTGCATTTTCTTTCGCCGCTACGACAGCAATAACCAACGTTAAGGTCTATACATCAACAGAACAAGGTGTACTTGATGGTGCCACAGTCATTATTGAAGATGGCAAAATTATTTCCGTAAACCCTGACACAGTAACAGCAGACAATACGATTGATGCTCAAGGTAGTGTGTTAACCCCGGGTTTTATTGGCTCAATGAATTACTTGGGTTTGGTTGAAGTTGGTCAAGAGAAAATCACACGTGATACTAATGCCAAAGAGGCTGATGTAACTTTCGATCCAAGCTTAGCTTTCAATCCCAAAAGTACCGCGATTGCGTTTGCACGCAAAGGCGGTATTACTCGAAATATTGTCGTGCCAGGAGGCGGGGAATCAATTTTTTCAGGACAAGCTATCGAGGTCGAACTTACGGGAGATTGGGATAGTATTGTTGCCACTCAAAAAGCGGTGCTAGTAGAGTTAGGTGCAGTCCATGAGGGCTCTCGTATTATTGGGATGCAACAGTTGATCAATAAACTTGAAGAAACTCAAACAGCATTAGATTCTACTCAAACGAGTGATACAGCCAAGAAAGAGGAAGAAGCAAAGCCGCCTACTAAAGAGCAGAAGATCTTTAATGCTGTGGTTAGTGGTGATATGACCATGGTGGTTTATGCCGAAAGAGCCAGCGATATATTGCAGCTTATAAAGCTAAAATCTCGCTTTAATCTGGATTTGGTATTACTTGGTGCCGCTGACGCAGTAGTGGTAGCAAAGCAATTGGCTGGCGCTAACATTCCGGTGGTAATGAATGCCATGCGCAATCTTCCTGAAAGTTTTGATTCTTTACATAATTCTCTGGATAACGCTGGTAAGTTAGCTAAGGCAGGCGTTAAAGTTGTGCTAGCTACGCCAGGTGATGCCCATGCTATATATGGTTTAAGATATACAGCAGGCAATGCTGTTGCTAATGGAATGGAATATACTGAAGCAATGGCTGCTATAACATCTAATGTTGCAGATACTTTCAATCTTGATGCTGGTCGCATTGCAGTTGGTAAGCCTGCAGACATGGTATTGTGGAGCGGCGATCCATTTGAGTACAGTAGTACAATCCAAAGAATGTGGATTAATGGTGAAGAGCAAAACATGGAAAGTCGCCAAGATAAATTACGTGACCGCTACATGCAGAAATCGTCTATGCCACAGGCTTATACTAAATAA
- the aroE gene encoding shikimate dehydrogenase produces MTDKYAVFGNPIAQSKSPFIHTEFARQTQQDVSYEAILAPVDQFSQSLMAFFKAGGKGANVTAPFKEQAFAACDELSDLAKLAGAVNTLIYLSDGRIRGDNTDGIGLVNDVMQHFGDIKNKRILLIGAGGAARGCLKPLLESQAEVTICNRTYAKAQTLQAISTGYGKVNAKSIDDLNEAFDIVINSTSAGLAGELIKLPKQIIGANTCCYDMSYGASTTLFNQWAVNNGAKSVVDGLGMLVGQAAQSFYIWRGVMPATQTLHDTLRAQLK; encoded by the coding sequence ATGACTGACAAGTATGCTGTATTTGGTAATCCAATTGCGCAAAGTAAATCTCCGTTCATTCATACGGAGTTTGCTCGTCAAACCCAGCAAGATGTGAGTTATGAAGCGATTCTTGCACCAGTGGATCAGTTTTCTCAATCCCTAATGGCTTTTTTTAAGGCTGGTGGTAAAGGTGCCAATGTCACCGCACCTTTTAAAGAACAAGCTTTTGCTGCTTGTGATGAGTTGAGTGATCTAGCAAAACTAGCCGGTGCCGTTAACACGCTTATCTATTTATCTGATGGACGTATTCGTGGTGACAATACTGATGGTATTGGCTTAGTAAACGATGTCATGCAGCATTTTGGCGATATTAAAAATAAGCGAATACTGTTGATAGGTGCTGGTGGCGCAGCAAGGGGCTGCCTTAAACCATTGCTAGAATCTCAGGCTGAAGTCACCATATGTAATCGGACTTATGCTAAGGCGCAAACCTTACAAGCAATCTCTACTGGATATGGAAAGGTTAATGCTAAATCTATTGATGACTTAAATGAAGCATTTGATATTGTCATCAACTCAACGTCTGCAGGATTAGCGGGTGAGCTGATTAAGCTTCCCAAACAGATTATTGGCGCTAATACTTGCTGTTATGACATGTCATATGGGGCAAGCACAACCTTATTTAATCAATGGGCTGTAAACAATGGCGCTAAGTCAGTGGTTGATGGTTTGGGGATGTTGGTGGGACAAGCTGCTCAAAGCTTTTATATCTGGCGCGGCGTTATGCCAGCCACGCAAACATTGCATGACACTTTGAGAGCACAGTTGAAGTAA
- a CDS encoding DUF1488 family protein — protein sequence MNQSVIFTDLVEWDELQQTVIFIAQVQGMNVNCIIPIAKLLEKTQDKASDVVQMQQEHVLALFERVRFDFEDLAEELIEAEEFDEQGNILL from the coding sequence ATGAATCAAAGTGTAATATTTACCGACTTAGTTGAATGGGATGAGCTACAGCAAACAGTAATATTCATTGCCCAAGTGCAAGGTATGAACGTTAATTGCATTATCCCTATCGCTAAACTGCTGGAGAAAACTCAAGATAAGGCATCTGATGTTGTTCAGATGCAGCAAGAACACGTACTCGCTTTGTTTGAGAGGGTGCGTTTTGATTTTGAAGATCTAGCTGAAGAACTGATAGAGGCGGAAGAGTTTGATGAGCAGGGAAACATTCTTCTATAA
- a CDS encoding gamma carbonic anhydrase family protein: MFSSIRSYQGIHPQLADNVYVDSAAVLVGDIALDRDASIWPMVAARGDVNIIRIGKRSNVQDGSVLHVTRKSPSNPDGNPLIIGDDVTIGHKAMLHGCKVGNRVLVGMGAILLDGAIVEDDVIIGAGSLVPPGKVLQSGFLYVGSPCKQVRPLTDKEMAFLPQSADNYVRLKNEYLVDLQTSS, from the coding sequence ATGTTTAGCTCAATTCGTTCTTATCAAGGTATTCATCCTCAATTGGCTGATAATGTCTATGTAGACAGTGCAGCTGTATTAGTGGGCGACATTGCATTAGACCGCGACGCCAGTATTTGGCCTATGGTTGCAGCTCGTGGTGATGTAAACATTATCCGTATAGGTAAACGCAGCAATGTACAGGATGGGTCAGTACTTCATGTTACCCGTAAGTCTCCTTCAAACCCTGATGGTAATCCACTGATCATTGGTGATGATGTCACTATTGGACATAAAGCCATGCTACACGGTTGCAAAGTAGGTAATCGAGTTTTAGTTGGCATGGGAGCAATCTTATTAGATGGCGCTATTGTTGAAGATGATGTGATTATTGGTGCAGGTTCATTAGTGCCACCAGGGAAAGTATTACAAAGTGGTTTCCTTTATGTCGGTAGTCCTTGCAAACAGGTTCGCCCTTTAACTGATAAAGAAATGGCTTTCTTGCCACAATCGGCTGATAACTATGTCAGATTGAAAAATGAATACTTAGTAGATTTGCAGACTTCTAGCTAA